Below is a genomic region from Gemmatimonadaceae bacterium.
CAAGGTTGCCGTGCTCTCGTATGCGTTCTGGCAAACACAGTTCGGCGGCCGGGGCGATGTCATCGGCACCCGGCTGGCGATGGGATCGGCGATGTACACCGTCATTGGCGTCGCGCCCGAAGGCTTCAGTGGATTTTCGGCGCGGCCGCTCGTTGCGTTCATTCCCGTCGCGGCGCACATCAGCGCGGAAGGATTTGGCTTTGCCCCGAAGCAAGGCTGGTACGAGGCGTACAACCTGACGTGGCTCGAGGTGTTTGCGCGGCGGAAGCCGGGCGTGTCGCTCGCCCAGGCGACCGCCGATCTCACTCGCGCCACGCAGTTGAGTTACGCAAAAGCGTTGGAGATCAAGGCGCGCACCACTCCCCTGACGCTCGCGAAGCCGCGCGCGATCGTCGGGCCGGTGCTCGAGGATCGCGGGCCGAACGCACGCAGCGACGCGAAGGTCGCGACGTGGTTGATCGGCGTCGCGGCGATCGTGCTTCTGATCGCCTGCGCGAACGTCGCGAATCTGCTGTTGGCGCGCGCGCTGCGTCGCCGCCGCGAAATAGCGTTGCGCATTGCGCTCGGCATCAGTCGCGGACGTCTGCTCATGCAGCTCATCACCGAGAGCGTCCTTCTGGCGGGCCTTGGCGGATTCCTCGGCGTGGCGATCGCGCAGTGGGGCGGCGCGGCGGTGAGAAGGCTCTTGCTCCAGGAGGCGGACACCGGCGCCGGCGCGTTCACGGATATGCGCGTACTCGGATTCTCCGCCGCGCTCGCCGTGTTCGCCGGAATTCTCACGGGCGTGGCGCCGCTGCTTCACGCAGGACGAGAAGATCTCGCGACCGCGCTCAAGACCGGCGCGCGTGAAGGCCACGTGCATCGCTCTCGCCTCCGCGCGTCATTGCTCGTTGGGCAGGCGGCCCTGTCGGTCGTGTTGCTCGTGGGCGCCGGCCTGTTCGTGCGCAGCTTGATCAACGTGCGGAACATTCGCCTTGGCTATGACACCGATCAGGTGCTGTGGGTCGAGCCGCAGTGGCGCGGCGCTTCGCTGGATTCGGAGCACAATAAGCACATTCTCAACGCACTGCTCGATCGCGCGCGAACAATTCCGGGCGTCGAGCACGCCGCGCGCGCTCTCACGGTGCCGTTCTACATGGAGTGGGACATCGACCTTCACGTCCCCGGAATCGACTCGGTGAGCAAGCTTGGAAACTTTACGTTGCAGACAGGCACGCCGGATTTCTTTTCGACGATGGGTACGCGCATCCTGCAGGGTCGCGGCTTCCGGTCGAGCGACATCGCGACATCGCCGCATGTGATGGTCGCGGACGCGTCGATGGCAAACCGCCTCTGGCCGAATGAAAGTGCCATCGGCAGATGCGTGCATCTGAACGCCGACAGTATGCCCTGCACTACCGTCGTCGGCATCGCCGAGGACACGCGCGGGAGCAAGTTGAGCGAGGCGGAGCTGCACTATTATCTGCCGACGACGCAGTTTCGCCCCGACGATGGCGGCCTGTTCGTGCGAACGAGCGGCTCCGGCGCTCAGCATGCGGACGCGGTGCGTCGCGAACTGCAACGCCTGATGACGGGCAGCTCGTACGTCACGGTGACGCCGCTCTCGACCATCGTCGCGCCGGAGATGCGATCGTGGAAGATCGGCGCCGTGATGTTCGCCGCGTTCGGCTTGTTGGCGCTCGTGCTGGCGATCGTCGGACTGTACAGCGTCATCGCGTACAACGTCACGCAGCGCACGCACGAGATGGGCGTGCGCGTCGCGCTTGGCGCTCAGGCGCGCGACGTGATCTCCCTCGTCGTGCGTGAAGGCCTTCGCATCGTCGTGCCCGGCGTGGTGCTTGGTGCGTTGATCGCGCTCGTCGCCGGACGATGGGTGGCGCCGCTGCTCTTCGACGTTTCGCCGAAGGATCCGCCGGTGATGGCGGCGGTGATCGTCACGCTGCTCGGCGCCGCGGTGCTGGCGAGTTGGGTGCCGGCCACGCGTGCCTCACGCGTGGATCCGAATGTGGCGTTGCGGGCGGATTGATCACTCACGGTCGGCGCCGGTTGTCATTCCGAGCGTAGCGAGGAATCTTGCATCACGGTCTGAGGGATGTCTCTCGACCGGGACGGCAGATCCCTCGCTCGCTTCGCTCACTCGGGATGACACCCATGCTGCTGCTGGTCGCTCTTCTTCTACAACTCCAATCCCCCGCCGCTCATAATCCGGCGTATTCGCGGGACGGTCGTCTCGCTGTGAGCGTCGACGGCGACTTGTGGATCGTCTCCAAGGCCGGCGCGTGGACGCGCGTCACGTCCGGCGCGGCGTGGGACCGAGAGCCAGCGTGGACGCCGGATGGCGCCGCGATTGTTTTCTCCTCCGACCGCGACGGCAACTTCAATGTGTGGCGCGTCGCGATTGGCAGCGGCGGCGCGCAGGGCGAACCACAGCGCATCACGACGTCGCCGCTTCCCAATGGCGAGCCCGTCGTCGCGAGCGACGGACGCATCATCTTCGTGCGCGGCCGCCTCGGTGCGGCGACGCTGTGGGTGCATCAACCAAACGGCGAAGAGTCGCGACTGACGCACGATCGCGTCGTCGAGGAATGGCCCGCGATCTCGCCCGACGGCAATCGCGTCGCGTACGTCTCGATAGCCGACAACACGCACAAGCTGCACGTGCACCATCTCGACACGGGACGCGATGACGTCGCGCTCACGGATCCGCGTATCGAGCGCCCGGCGTGGGCGCCGAGTGGCGATCGTCTTTCGTGGACGGCGAGCGGCGCGCGCGGCGGCGTCTTCGTGTCGCCGCTCGATGGACACTATGTGAATCTGATCAGCGCGCGGCATGCCGAGTCGGCGTGGAGTCCCGTCGGCCAGACGGTTGCGCTGGCTGACATCGGAAACGACGCGATTGCCGCCGTCAGTTACAACGGCGACCCCGATCGCACCGGCGATCGCAATGCGAATCTGCTGGCGGTGTCCAAGGGTGGATTGTGGTCGGTCGACGCACCCTCGGCGCCCGATCAGCAGCTTGCCGAGCAGTCAGGCTCGCCGGCGTTGACGGATCGCGCGCGACACAACGCCGATGCCTTCGATCAAGTGTGGAATCGCACGGCCGCACTTTACTACTCCACGCCGGACGCAACGGCGCGCCGCGCGAAGTGGGAGACGTTGCGCGAGAAATATCGCACGCGCGCGATCGCCGCCGCCAACGACGACGAGCTGGCGACGGTCGTTCACGATTTGCTGCGCGAGCATCCGCCATATCGCCAGGCCGCGACAGGTCGCGCGGCGGTGTCGAGCGCGCATCCCGTCGCCACGGCCGCGGGTGTCGAGATGCTCGCGAAGGGTGGCAACGTCGTCGACGCCGCCGTGGCGATCTCGTTCGCGCTGGGCGTCGTCGAACCCGACGCGAGCGGCCCGGGTGGATACGGGCAGTTGATCGTCTACAAGAAAGGCATGGAGCGGCCGCAGCTCATCGAGTTCATGTCGCGCGTGCCCGAAGACGCGGGACTCGGCAACACGTCGCTGTTGCAGAACGGCCGCCTGCCCGACGGGCCGGCGGTCGTGAACGTGCCCGGCACCGTGGCGGCAATGTATCTCGCGTGGCAGAAGTTCGGCGGCAAGAAGCTCACGTGGTCGGAGCTGCTGCAGCCCGCGATCCGCGCCGCGCGCGACGGGTACGTCGTCAGCGAAGGTCTCGCGACGACGCTCGCGACGGAACGTGAGCAATTTCTAAAGTCGCCAGGCGCGCGTGCCCTGTTTTTCCGGGACGCTCAACCGCTGCACGCCGGCGACACGCTCAGGAATCCCGACCTTGCGTGGACTCTCGAGCAGATCGCGCACGGCGGCGCCGACGCTTTTTACAAAGGAGAGGTCGCGCGCCGCATGGTCACCGACCTGCACGCGCACGGCAACGCGATGAAGCTGAGCGACATGGCGCGTTACTTCGCGGCCGAGCGTGAGCCGGTGTCGAGCACCTATCGTGGGTACACGTTCTTTGCGAGCGCGCCGCCGGTGAGCGGCGGGGCGGAGTTGGCGTCGAAGCTCAACATGCTCGAGCTGTATCCCAATCCGCGGCCGTATGCCGACGACGCGGGCACGCTGCACGCGATGATCGCGGCGTGGCAGCTGGTGCCGTCGACGCGGAATCGCATCGCCGATCCGAGTCTGTGGCCGGTGGACATCGAGCCGTTCACGAGCAAGGACACGGCGCGCGCGCGATGGGCGTGCTTCGATCCCGACAAGGCATTGAATCCGGCGCTGCTGCGCGGCGACACGCTGAGCTGCGCAAAGCCGAACATGAAGGCGGCGAGCATCGAGCTTGCGACGCCGCCGGAATGCTACGCGCACGGCTACGACGCGAACCAGGCGTCGTCGTGCCGCTCGGCCGGAACGACGGCCTACGCCGTTGCCGACGCCGACGGCAACATGGTGGCCGCGACGCAGACGCTCGGCACGTGGGGCGGGAACTTCTACGTTACGCCGGGATTAGGATTCTTATATAACGACAAGCTGGGTTCCTACGGCACCGATCCGAACGCGTATGGCGCCCGGCTGCCCTTCGCGCGGCATGGGAGCACCATCACGCCGACGTTGGTGTTCGAGGGGACGGGCCGTTCGCTCAAGCCGGAGATGGCGTTCGGCGCGGCGGGCAATGCGTGGATCACGTCGGCGGTGTATCAGACGTTCATCGGAATGGTGGATGAGCATCTCGATCCGCAGGCGGCGCTGGAG
It encodes:
- a CDS encoding ABC transporter permease translates to MSRFPGLRRFMRLDRGSAGVEHAVDDELQFHFDMTTRDLIAGGMSADDARREAVRRFGDLQRTRERLTSIDRSRVDRERRAEWWSAFVQDLRYALRGLRLSPGFALAVVVTLGLGIGANATMFGVVDRLLFRPPAFLVTPQRDARLYFATTYRGKENITGTTGYRPYLDVKQNTRSFDAMTPFYDAKLAIGTGDATREMHVGVAEADLWRMFDAKPVIGRFFTAAECAPPDGAKVAVLSYAFWQTQFGGRGDVIGTRLAMGSAMYTVIGVAPEGFSGFSARPLVAFIPVAAHISAEGFGFAPKQGWYEAYNLTWLEVFARRKPGVSLAQATADLTRATQLSYAKALEIKARTTPLTLAKPRAIVGPVLEDRGPNARSDAKVATWLIGVAAIVLLIACANVANLLLARALRRRREIALRIALGISRGRLLMQLITESVLLAGLGGFLGVAIAQWGGAAVRRLLLQEADTGAGAFTDMRVLGFSAALAVFAGILTGVAPLLHAGREDLATALKTGAREGHVHRSRLRASLLVGQAALSVVLLVGAGLFVRSLINVRNIRLGYDTDQVLWVEPQWRGASLDSEHNKHILNALLDRARTIPGVEHAARALTVPFYMEWDIDLHVPGIDSVSKLGNFTLQTGTPDFFSTMGTRILQGRGFRSSDIATSPHVMVADASMANRLWPNESAIGRCVHLNADSMPCTTVVGIAEDTRGSKLSEAELHYYLPTTQFRPDDGGLFVRTSGSGAQHADAVRRELQRLMTGSSYVTVTPLSTIVAPEMRSWKIGAVMFAAFGLLALVLAIVGLYSVIAYNVTQRTHEMGVRVALGAQARDVISLVVREGLRIVVPGVVLGALIALVAGRWVAPLLFDVSPKDPPVMAAVIVTLLGAAVLASWVPATRASRVDPNVALRAD
- a CDS encoding gamma-glutamyltransferase; translation: MTPMLLLVALLLQLQSPAAHNPAYSRDGRLAVSVDGDLWIVSKAGAWTRVTSGAAWDREPAWTPDGAAIVFSSDRDGNFNVWRVAIGSGGAQGEPQRITTSPLPNGEPVVASDGRIIFVRGRLGAATLWVHQPNGEESRLTHDRVVEEWPAISPDGNRVAYVSIADNTHKLHVHHLDTGRDDVALTDPRIERPAWAPSGDRLSWTASGARGGVFVSPLDGHYVNLISARHAESAWSPVGQTVALADIGNDAIAAVSYNGDPDRTGDRNANLLAVSKGGLWSVDAPSAPDQQLAEQSGSPALTDRARHNADAFDQVWNRTAALYYSTPDATARRAKWETLREKYRTRAIAAANDDELATVVHDLLREHPPYRQAATGRAAVSSAHPVATAAGVEMLAKGGNVVDAAVAISFALGVVEPDASGPGGYGQLIVYKKGMERPQLIEFMSRVPEDAGLGNTSLLQNGRLPDGPAVVNVPGTVAAMYLAWQKFGGKKLTWSELLQPAIRAARDGYVVSEGLATTLATEREQFLKSPGARALFFRDAQPLHAGDTLRNPDLAWTLEQIAHGGADAFYKGEVARRMVTDLHAHGNAMKLSDMARYFAAEREPVSSTYRGYTFFASAPPVSGGAELASKLNMLELYPNPRPYADDAGTLHAMIAAWQLVPSTRNRIADPSLWPVDIEPFTSKDTARARWACFDPDKALNPALLRGDTLSCAKPNMKAASIELATPPECYAHGYDANQASSCRSAGTTAYAVADADGNMVAATQTLGTWGGNFYVTPGLGFLYNDKLGSYGTDPNAYGARLPFARHGSTITPTLVFEGTGRSLKPEMAFGAAGNAWITSAVYQTFIGMVDEHLDPQAALELPRFLIGGGGFGRGGNAAQPAGATIQMEDGFSPAVMKRLEELGYRTQIVSLPGELREGYGAAVRIEKGRVTAGADPRRAGAA